A stretch of DNA from Arthrobacter jiangjiafuii:
TGGCGGTGGTGGACGGCACCGGACAATCGGTGGCCACGGACACCATCTATCCGCATGCCCCGGCCCGCAAGTGGGACGAGGCCCTCTCCCGGCTGGCCGCCCTGGTGCAACGCCACGGCGTGGAACTGATTGCCATCGGCAACGGCACCGCCTCACGGGAAACCGACAAGCTGGCCACGGAACTGATCCGGCTGCTGCCGCAGGCCAACCTGCAGAAACTGGTGGTCTCCGAAGCCGGGGCCTCGGTGTACTCCGCCTCAGCCCTGGCCTCGGCGGAACTCCCGGGCATGGACGTTTCACTGCGCGGAGCCGTCTCCATCGCCCGCCGGCTGCAGGATCCGCTGGCCGAACTGGTGAAGATCGATCCCAAATCGATCGGGGTGGGGCAATACCAGCACGACGTCGGTGCAGCCAAGCTGGAACGCTCACTGAATGCGGTGATCGAGGACTGCGTGACCGCGGTTGGCGTGGACGTAAACACCGCCTCTCCGGCGCTGCTGACCCGGGTTGCCGGCGTCGGGCCGCTGCTGAGCGAGAACATTGTGGCCTACCGCAACGAAAACGGGCCCTTCGCCCGCCGCGCGGACCTGAAGAAGGTCCCCAGGCTCGGGGCCAAGGCCTTTGAACAGTGCGCGGGTTTCCTGCGGGTCACCGCAGGGTCCGAGCCGTTGGACGCTTCAAGCGTGCACCCGGAGTCCTACGGTCTGGCCCGCCGCATCCTGACGGCAGCCGGCGCCCGGATGAGCCCAGCCGGCGCGGATCTGGACAACCTGGACCCGTCAGCCTTCGTGGATGAATCGGTGGGCCTGCCCACGATCCTGGACGTGGTGGCCGAAATGCGCAAACCCGGCCGCGACCCCCGTCCGGCCTTCCGTACCGCTACCTTTTCCGACGGCGTCGAAAAGATCAGCGACCTGCGCCCGGGTATGGTCCTGGACGGCGTCGTCACCAACGTGGCGGCATTCGGAGCCTTCGTGGATGTGGGCGTCCACCAGGACGGGCTGGTCCACATCTCGGCAATGTCCAATACCTTCGTCGCCGACCCGCACGACGTCGTGAAGTCCGGACAGGTGGTCAAGGTCAAGGTCATCGACGCGGATCCGGAGCGCAAACGCATCTCGCTGACGCTTCGCTTGGACGATGACGCCGCCCCCGGGGCGGAAAAGGCCCGCCCCGCCCGCCCATCCGGCACCGCGGGCTCATCCGGCTCGGCCACCCGGGGCGGGCAGCGCCCGCAACAGGACCGCGCCAGGGACAACCGGGAGCGCGGGAAAGCCGGTTCGCCTGCTCCGGCCGCCAACCGTCGTCGTGCGTCTGCTCCGGTTCCGGCCAAGAGGCCGGCTGAGGGACCGATGGCCGAAGCCCTGCGCCGGGCGGGACTGGCTTAGCGTTTAGGCACTAGCCGTCGGCTGACTCCGGCGCATCGAGGGCATCCTTGTCGTCGTCGCCGGCGGGAACCGTTCCGCCGGGCGAAGTGCCCTGGGCTTCGCGGATGTTGCCGGGCTTGCCTGCTGCATCCCCCGGCCGGCCGGGAGTACGCGGTTCGCCGGTGGGTTCGGGCGCAGGAGCGCTGGGGCCCAGTGGATCGTCCTCGGGATTGGCGGGGCCGGTGGGTTCAGTTGTCATGGAATGTCCCTTTCTGGTCGGGGGCTGGGTCTGGGGTTTGGTGGGATCTGGGGTGTGGGGCCTGGGATTGGGGTCTAGAGTCTGTCGGTTGCTGTTCCGCTACTGTTCGGCCTGCGGGGCCGGGCGGCTGGCCAATCGCCCGATGAGCGATTGGTCCAGCTTGTCCAGCAGGTCGCGGGGACCATCGAAAATCTCCTCTGCACCGGCGTCGCGCAGCTCCGCTTCGCTGGTACCGCCGCAGAGCAGGCCGATGGTCGGGATGCCCAGCTCGGCAGCGGCCTTGACGTCCCACACCGAATCGCCGACAAAAACCGTGTCCTCTGCCGTCAGGGAGGAGGAATCCAGGGCCGAGGCCAAAATGTCGGGGGAGGGCTTGGACTCCTCGGCGTCAGCGGAACTGGTTGCCGCGGCAATGGCGGAGTCGGCGTCGATTACGCCGCGCATCACCTTCAGTTCCGATTCCGAGGCGGAGGAAGCCAGCACTACGGTCAGGTCCTTGTCGGCGCAGGCCAGCAACAGGTCCCGGGCGCCGTC
This window harbors:
- a CDS encoding HAD family hydrolase, whose translation is MTGNSTGARGILFDVDGTLVDSNYLHTVAWWQAFRRMDHDVPMSEVHRAIGMGGDKLVGHLLGEDRDKDQDAELDDTHGAIFSAWWPSLRSFDGARDLLLACADKDLTVVLASSASESELKVMRGVIDADSAIAAATSSADAEESKPSPDILASALDSSSLTAEDTVFVGDSVWDVKAAAELGIPTIGLLCGGTSEAELRDAGAEEIFDGPRDLLDKLDQSLIGRLASRPAPQAEQ
- a CDS encoding Tex family protein, coding for MCAQIAAELGVAPWQVRAAVDLLDGGSTVPFIARYRKEATGTLDDTQLRELDERLRYLRELEDRRQTVRDGIDAQGKLTPELRAAIEAAETKSRLEDIYLPYKSKRRTKAQIAREAGLEPLAESLLANPTLDPERTAGGYLNDAVPDAVEALAGARAILIERAGQDADLLTAQRERLWKQGRMRSQVKKGKEAEGQKFADYFAFAQSPSGLPSHRVLALLRGEKEGILDLDLAEADPADADALAQARQKYERAVAASLGIADRGRPADAWLLQTAQLAWRRILAKLSLDLRVRLFTQAETEAVRVFAANLRDVLLAAPAGNRPTLGLDPGLRTGVKVAVVDGTGQSVATDTIYPHAPARKWDEALSRLAALVQRHGVELIAIGNGTASRETDKLATELIRLLPQANLQKLVVSEAGASVYSASALASAELPGMDVSLRGAVSIARRLQDPLAELVKIDPKSIGVGQYQHDVGAAKLERSLNAVIEDCVTAVGVDVNTASPALLTRVAGVGPLLSENIVAYRNENGPFARRADLKKVPRLGAKAFEQCAGFLRVTAGSEPLDASSVHPESYGLARRILTAAGARMSPAGADLDNLDPSAFVDESVGLPTILDVVAEMRKPGRDPRPAFRTATFSDGVEKISDLRPGMVLDGVVTNVAAFGAFVDVGVHQDGLVHISAMSNTFVADPHDVVKSGQVVKVKVIDADPERKRISLTLRLDDDAAPGAEKARPARPSGTAGSSGSATRGGQRPQQDRARDNRERGKAGSPAPAANRRRASAPVPAKRPAEGPMAEALRRAGLA